The segment ACACGCGGGGCCAGCCCCTGCACAGCCAATGGGGCGGCGCGACCTACGAGGTCCGCAACCACCTCGACGGCTGCATCGTGGTGTGCCGCACCGCCGAGCCGACGGCGACCAACTACCCGCTGTCACAGGAGGCCGAGTACGCCTTCCACCGCGCCCTGGCCGACACCGTGTTCGCCGACGCGGCGATCAGCAAAGGCTGGGACGCTGACAACCGGGCGGCGGCCGGCGCGGAGCCCGGCGGGAGCCGGTGGGCCGCGGCCTGGGTCAGCAACGGCGTGCCGGGCTTCACCGAGCACGACACCTGGGACGGAGCCCACCGCGCTGCGGCCGAGCGGCTGGACGAGATGGCCGACGGCCTCGTCCTGACCGGGGACACCCTCACCGCGCAGATCGCCAGCGCCCACCTGAGGCGCTGCGCGAACCAGGTCCGGGACGTGGTGCTGACCGCCGAGCTGGGCGACGCGGTCCGCCTGGGCAAGGCATGGATGAAGGAGGAGCGGCTCGTCAAGCAGATCGCCGCCGGCCTGGACATCAACCGGCGCTTCCTCTACCGGGTGTTCGACGGCACGGAATGGCGCCGGCGGTGACCAGGCCGCCCCGGCCCCCTGCCCGTCCGGCCTCAACACCGGCCGGCCGCGCGCGCCGGCAGCAGGCAGACCGCGCCGCGCTGGACCGGTTCCTGTACGGCATGCCGTACGCCGATCTGCTCGCCCACGGCCCCAAGCTGCCCCTGAACACCGCCTGGCGGCACCTGCTGCACCGCACCGGCGCGGTGGACGCCGTCCGGGCGGCGTGCGGCGGATGGGCCCCGGCCGTCGACGCCCCGGAGTCGGAGCAGACGATCACCGCGCTGGTCCCCCGCACGGGCCCCCGCGCCGACACCGTCGTCGACGTGGTCGCCGTGGCCGGCGCCACCATCGCCGGCACGCGGCGCCGCGACGAGACCTTCGCCCGTAGACGACGAACGGTGGGCCGGAGGCCACGGCGCCCTGCGCGACCTGGTGCCCGCCGACATCGGCGCGGTGCGCAGCCGGCTCGCCCCTCCCGGCTCCCTCCTCGCCCACCACGGCCTGGCGACCCCTCCCCAATTCCAGGACGCACGCCTGCTGCGCGTCTCGGCCGGCCTGGCCGCGTACAGCTCGGTGCCGCACTTCGTCCCCGGCCCGCTCGCCGAGGACGCCGCGACCACCGCGCTGATGGACGCGCCGAACCGCGCGGAACTGACGCTGCCCGCCCCGTCGGTGCTGCTGTTCCACGACGGCGTGCCGTTCGACGCGGTGGCCAGCGACAGCGACCTGGTCGAGGCCGCCAGTGAAGGGCGCCTGCCACTGGGCGATGCGCCGGTGGTGATGGGCGGCGTGCTCACCGCCCGCGAGGACGGGCGCCTGGACGAGGGGCTGGGCTGGCTTCTCACTGCGGCCACCGACCGGCGCACCGGCGTCCCCCTCTACTCTCTGGTGCCGGTGCCCTACGGCGCCCATCCGGCCGGGCGCGCCCTGTACGGCTACGCGGCGCTGCTCGCGTTCGAGAACTGGCGGCCGCCGCCGAAGCTGCCCCGGCGGGACGGGTCGGGCCGCCGGGACAGGGAGATCAAGAAGCTCGCGCGGACCAGGCAGGCCCGCGACGGCGCCTTCCACGGCGTCCACCTTCTCGACTACACGCCCCCTCCGGAGGAGCCGACCCCGCGGACGCGCCCTGCCGCAGGGGCGGGCGAGCTCGCGGCCGGCACCTGGCGGCGCGCCCACGTCCGCCCGCGCGTGCGCTACGGGATCCGCGACGAAAACGGGCGCAAGGTCGGGCCGGTCTACAAGGAGAACGCGGTGCTCGGAGTGACCTACGAGTACCGCCACCGGTGGGTGGCGCGAACCCGGATCAGGCCGGACCTGCCGCTGGCGGACCGGGAGACGGTGTACGCGGTTGGGCGGCCCCGGTTGGAGGGCGTGAGCCCCGGCCGCGCGAAGCCAGCCCGAGTCCGCCCGTCCGGCGATGGGCGCGGCCACCGGGTTGCCAGGCAGGGCGCAACAGATCCATGAGTTGCTTAACTCAATGAGTCCGATTATGGTTGTGATCGCCGGGCCGGTTGCAGTCCGGCCGCCCCGAATCGGGAGTCTCCTTGATCACCAGCCTTGCGATAGACGGCTTCAAGTCGTTCCAGGACTTCGAGGTCGAGCTCCCCTCGGGGCCGCTCACCGTGCTGACCGGCCCCGCCAGCACCGGCAAGACCAACCTCTTCGACGCCCTCACCCTGGTCTCCCGGACCCTGATGGACGGCTTCGAGGCGGCCACCGCCTCCAGCCCCCGGCTGGCCGCCGATGCCCTCCTGCTCCAGAGCGAGCGCGAAGGGCAGCCCCGGACCGCGCAGACGATGCGGATCACGGTGCAGGCCCTGATGCCCGGCGTGAGCGGACCGGTCTCGGCGGAGCTGCGCGCACTCCGGGCCTGCGACGGCCGCACGGCCGCGCGCACCGGGGCGGCGCAGCACCTGATCCCGCTGGACGATTCGGCGGAGCTGATGGACACGCTCCGGGAGCAGGCCCGGCACTGGCAGGCGCTATCCGACGGTACGGGCGACACACGGCGATGCTGCGGCGGCTCGGCCCGGAGGCGGCGACCCGGCTGGATGCGGACCTCGCGGCCCTGGTGCCCGGCCCGGCGCCCGGCCCGCTCACCTCCGCCGGCGCAGACCCGGCCACCACTCCCACGCACTGAAAGGTCAGCCATGCCTCCGCCCGTCCTGGTGCCCGGCCTCGGCCCCACACGCCGCAGCCCGTTCGGAGACCTCACCCCCCACCGGTACCTGGAGCTGCTCCTTGAGGAGATCCGGGAGTTGTACCGGGCCGACCAGGTGCCCTGGGTGGTCGGCTACAGCGGAGGCAAGGACAGCACCCTGGTCACCGCCCTCATCTGGTGGGCCCTGGCCTCGCTGCCCCCGGAGGAGCGAACGAAGACCGTCCACGTGATCTCCACCGACACCCTGGTGGAGAACCCCCTGGTGGCCGCGTGGGTGGGCCGCTCCCTCGACGCGATGAGCGAGGCCGCCGCCGCCCAGCAGCTGCCGATCGAGGTGCACCGGCTCACCCCGGCCGTGGAGGACAGCTTCTGGACGTGCCTGATCGGGCGCGGGTACGCAGCGCCGCGGCCGAAGTTCAGATGGTGCACCGAGCGGCTCAAGATCAAGCCGTCGACCCGGTTCATCCGCTCCGTCGTCGCCGCCCACGGCGAGGCGATCCTCGTGCTGGGCATCCGCAAGGCGGAGAGCGCGGCACGGGCCAAGTCCATGACCCGCCACGAAAAGGGCCGCGTGCGCGAGCGGCTCTCGCCCAACGGCGACCTGCCGAACTCGCTGGTCTACAGCCCGATCGAGGCCCTGACCAACGACGAGGTGTGGATCTTGTTGATGCAGTACGACAACCCGTGGGGGCACAGCCACAAGGACCTGCTCGGCCTCTACCAGGGAGCAAGCCCGGACTCCGAGTGCCCGCTGGTCGTCGACACCACCACCCCCTCGTGCGGCGACAGCCGGTTCGGGTGCTGGACGTGCACGATGGTCAGCCAGGACAAGTCCCTCAAGGCGATGATCGCCAACGACGACGACAACGTGTGGATGCGCCCGCTGCTGGAACTACGCAACGCGCTCGACATCGACGACGACCGGCACTTGAGGGACTA is part of the Streptomyces sp. NBC_01216 genome and harbors:
- the dndC gene encoding DNA phosphorothioation system sulfurtransferase DndC; its protein translation is MPPPVLVPGLGPTRRSPFGDLTPHRYLELLLEEIRELYRADQVPWVVGYSGGKDSTLVTALIWWALASLPPEERTKTVHVISTDTLVENPLVAAWVGRSLDAMSEAAAAQQLPIEVHRLTPAVEDSFWTCLIGRGYAAPRPKFRWCTERLKIKPSTRFIRSVVAAHGEAILVLGIRKAESAARAKSMTRHEKGRVRERLSPNGDLPNSLVYSPIEALTNDEVWILLMQYDNPWGHSHKDLLGLYQGASPDSECPLVVDTTTPSCGDSRFGCWTCTMVSQDKSLKAMIANDDDNVWMRPLLELRNALDIDDDRHLRDYRRSNGTLMLFHGRLVHGPYTQAAREDWLRRLLRAQHQIRTRGPEYVRDLALISVEELHAIRHEWVVVKHEVEDLLPAIYQEETGEPFPGPAVLDGGFGFDAYAMAVLREVCDGDESQYQGVRALLGVERRFRTAGRRAGYFEALEKTVTKYMFTDEDDALQYAIARERIRSGLYDQSGPEPPGAGGDDDNPYGSKESS